The segment TTCCTAAAATCTGtgaaaatgaaggatttatttatgttgatggATATGTACCCAAATcgttacatcaaaaatttccCACTCTGGGGTTTAATACCTCCAGCATCCAAGTTCCTCCAAGTCCATTGCTTGAAACATTGTCAAGGGGGGGACTCCTTCAACGATCggaatcttttttggaattttgaaaaaaaaaaatagagaagcaTTTCATTAAGTTTCAAGGGAATTTTTTGGATATCGAACCATATGTGATGGATCGACTCATCAGCATAATTGTGGAATAGTATCTTAATGaagaatatgaagttataaaaaaatttatttgcactCGTACATTCATTAGACAAAAGTATGTTAATATTGTAAgcaaaagtaagaaaaatagcAAGTAACGTGTAAAAAAACTgctaattttattacttaaaaaatagagacataaatttaatttatattttttgaggctcattaattaattttaaataataaaatttcgcAATGTGAGTGCCTGTGTTCTAGCTAAGTCGAAAAACCTTGTCAAGCAATTCCTCGGAAATTGGATGGGCAACATTTTTTTCGAAgtaaaagagttattttttaacacaacTGTAATGCTATTGAGAGCGAGTTTTCTTCTTGGGAACTGTtgattaatcagttctatttcaatcaagtattcgttttaagatacttaagtttaattaaatcattacataacaatgcatatactgatttttttttaaattcatgatccttagtatttttaattgcaCTTTATCACAATGACCTATTCTTTAATGCCGGGAGAGACGAAGTAACACGATCTTTTGCTAGATTGAACTCCACAAATTATCCAAGGAGTTTTCATCtagtatcttctatttgatgaagaatgcttatgataatttataggcATCCTAACAAATGGcagtcaatacaaataacttatgagtaattacaatatatatggattgaatatattgttcttggattgaatgatagaattgatAATGACAAGGCTGAagagttaacacagaataactaataagtaatgaCTGATAagccttcaatttaattttcctaatggaTTTAAGTGAAATCCGACAATCTTCTTCGTTCCTTGCTGTAGTCCACTATGGGAAAGTGATCCTCTATAGAAACTGAGACTTAGCTTCATATACTTCACTACGACGTATAAGATCCTCAATGGCTTTGaatgtcttttaataatatgaagaccttgtcaaattctagaatcaagaatgtagattgtttctttttttatacgatggaaaatgtaaacaaaacacgcaactacttatacactatgatgtcactattaaaagcgtggtggaagtcaaacatcagtcgtaaacacGTTAtagttatagttgataatattgtagagaaaaacgcgtgcaaggaggagggggaaaaaaagacatatggtatcattgtttaaaatactgatgtgattatcatctgcctcctttattatgatttttgagggtataacgaatgtatttattagcaaaatgtttaatgaagatatactacgtataattgatttcgacgttttttatccgttacagtagatttgaaaacgtcacactccatgaaattgtaattcattatgaaccttattctcagaataatagctaatgaaacgacaaagtagagtatttgaaatatatttgaagctcaaagtttaaaaaagaaggctttaattaaatataatctacaaaattaaacaattaaaatcatataactattaataataataaattataaatacagaatattgaaataatagattgatccagataatttttcttgttttaacatcggaattcagttaaatatgtcataactttaggttgcaatacacaagcgagacgtggagtttaatcaaaagataatcacccctcttcttcatgtggaagttgctatatacaattgtgcacaggatagatatatctctaccgatgagatctaactaattattaataataaagtaaatgtcaaaatcataaaattagacaataaatatactaataaaaaaattcatcgtaaagatttagagcaaaagctaattatgtagtaatgtccggcgatattactccctattaagagcatcaaaaaagatttttccccgttatttaggtatgcttatataacaacatactattatcatgatggatatacacaattgttaattataatgcaacacccaatgtaactaccctcgttgttgtgaccatttaaacagttgtttttgccttttatgagttttctgaacaccatttcttggagcccatcaaccatagctaagcctttagtgataaaaaagtaatatttattgactatgtaatattggaaaacctaattatcatacccaagtcttaaagcgaagtaagtagtctcagacaaactagttgcaaaccatccaaagctactacccccgttgttgtgaccatttaagcagttgtttttgccctttactgagttgtgtatcataattcttgatatgtttagctaaaatagaatcatattttatggttagatttaaaaaaaaattgaatacttactgtgagatagcaCAAAATTCAgcgttccatttcgatattagtatatactttttactgataacttgatcatcatttggtgtggatgactcaaaacatttttatatgtatttctatatatgacatcagtaccaacatcctccattaatttaatgatggttcctcgggaagggatatgtttacccttgtatttctccataaattttttgaacgtagatgattagcaatggataaggttatattacatgcaataagcatcgttgtgagatcaaagttaaagtctgacttgatgtattcatcgtcaaattgattttatagatgaatatccatactcttgttatgagatgaggataatgagtggcgtgtaattctagacaggggactaaaggcacatttatatcgacaaaccatctgtttctcatccggtaagtattttccaaattcctgggcctccattttcagaaatccagacagaaggcgacgtcattttggggattttattcagttctctatcgcctatcaccatctcatattatattaatattgaataataaaggcgggaatgataacgttcatgattgatagaagaagatgtataatatttaatcaatgatgccataagtaattcttcttttctcctcgcacgcttttctattcttaccaaaattatcacccttagttatagtataaccttatatttcaattaacctGGATGCAAACTATGTAAAGAAGGATCCTATCCATTACCTGACAGAATGCGACGCTATTGTCTGGGCAAAAAGAAGTCAATGGGAAAATTGTGAGGATGTTTGTTAGAGTAAAATCTTTTCTGAATGTTTCTTCATCCATTTTcgtttaaacaaataaatgtttttttaagattactGATTTAATCAATACAATCCTACACCTACTTCGATCAATATTAATTCACCAATCATCGTAAATTATGATgcaaatccggtgtgttttttagctggcctgttaatttgtagttggtagtataaagaagaaaggttaatagaaatattaatatgtatttctatttcAGGCCTTATATtgattttcgtttattttttttaacatgcccattccacactggattttcacctttgattataaaataacttgCCCGAAATAAATTCGGCTGACTATACTATGTTTTATTAAGCTAGGGAGCGCTTTTATTTATCGCCTTGACGTCATATCTGCCTGGCGAGatcaaaaaaaatgatgactgaccTACCTGGTCTCTATGTATTTTGATCTGCTCTAAACCAAGTCGCGGATATAGGCTACTGAAATCTAcgaaaaaataagcatttaaaatttttctcaacCACTCAGTTTcatcaaatgaccttttttataaaaaaaataatcactttttcGGATAaagtgataattttatttaattcaataaaaaaattccttgatatatttttcttacaaaaaattacggatcacattttgacaaaatttaggATTTGGTTAACCCGTATTCGTGAGATGTTAACAGTTCAAGAAAACCCTTTTCAACAGGAAAAATgatatgtaaagaaaatatataaacaaatttattataacataaagtGATATTTGAGAATACTTATTTTAGagaaataattctaaaattggatatatattttgccagtattaaaatttcattacataCTTAAAGCTCACACATAACGTCAAATTATAACTAGAGATTTGCAATTGACATTCCCTAGTTATTAGCAATAATAACAAAGGGGagtgcaaattaaaaaaaatacagtctaactaattattattgtaaatgacatggagaaatttttcaaataaattcaaatctaATAGGATTACATAGGAGTCGTCTTCGAAAGAACATCCTAGCAATATTTGATAATGGTACTAACGTGCAACACtccaaaaataatctattttccatgtcttgtatatatattctcagaataatacaATTATGACTTAATGAGGAACAACGGTTTCATCTTAAAATGTGAGTGCTTCAGAAACACACATATAATATCTAAATCCCTTTCCAGTAAACGGATTTCAGCCGTTGATGCCATTCTGGACCTGTACACATTGGATTCTTATTTGGACGGAGCGTACCTTGTGATATAacaaggtcattttttttaatctgtgaCACTTGATTAATCCATTTGGAGGATGTATCCTTTATGAGACCAAggttttttaattctttgagtCCTTTATCAATATCTTCGCCATGAATTCGGAGTACAGCTTTTACACTCCTGTCATTGACCTTACTcttctacatattaaaaaaaaaaatagttaaaaaacagctttggattttggattttttttttcgaaaaagtttaattttttgtctaatagctgtagattttagaatttttttctacaaaatttaatattttaacaattaattttagaattttttttccaaaaaatttaattcgtcaaatttttttccaaaaaaattaatatttgaaatttaactttttcttttttttttgaaaaataaattattttttgaaatattttgtgaatagtcataaacttttgaaatttttttctaaaaaagtgtaatttttggatttgttttcaaaaaaattccaaaaatcaagcccctttcaaaatataattctgcagacgcCTCTGAATTAAGAATGTCAAAATTGTGGTAAACCTCGAATGCGTAAATTAAAGCACATGTTGGTAACTTTGaaaattactatataaaatatttgttcacaaataagcttgaatttttaaaataggaagGAATTAACCGTTAACCgacataaacttatttttaaaatgtattctcAAGAGAATTTCGACAATTTCACAtctctaaataatattatgtcttTACCTTCAGAGTGGGGTTATACTGAATTGTGAGATCATTGAGTATAATCTTTTTAACAGGACTTTGAGTATCAATGTCTACATTTGTATCGATATTTTCTAATTgagcaattttataatttctctTCTCGCTATTTTTATCTTTCTCAATTATATAAAGGCTATAGAGATCCTTCGACCTGAGTTCCGTATCAATAACCTGTGTACATTGAAATCCACCCAGAATTCCCTAAagtatgatataaatatttattttatgcctTTGATTgaggatcataaaaaaaaaagattacctcttgaattatattttttatggttttggAAGGTGAGTACACGTAGGGACTTCCGTTAAAGTAAACTAGATACAAGGGTTTTGCTTTAaccttttgtttttgaattttgatggGGTCCTTTAGCATGGCTTTGCTAACATTTAAGCTGATAATACGAAACGTAGCATatgaaatgacctttttttcgTCTTTAACATTGCTAACAAGTTGTTGAACGGAATTGGCGTTGTTTTGAGGTAAATGAGCCTTGATATTACTTCGAATCTTAATAAAATCCTCCATATTCATATTTCCAATTCTGAAATATAGAGATATATAAGGAAACTGCCGTATTATTTTAGTGAACCGCCTTACTTAGAGTCAGTAAGCTCAAAAGTATTCCAAGTGCAATTGGATTTAAAGCAATGGAATgcaattaaatcaataaatgaacAATAGTGTAGCCATTTATCACTTGTTTTCTCCGTCATCAAGAGTATTTTATCCTCCAAATGTTGAAGAAAATCCTTAATTCCTCGCCTCCCGACCCTCTCATTCAATGACATCTTCATCCGCTTTAAGACCTTTAAATCATTCTGAAAGAGTTCTTTCACAAGAAAAGACACATCATTTAGAGATTTAAACTGAGATAGTGCCTTCCGAATATACATTCGACGCTCATAAGGGTCCATGGTTCACAAATAcagatattaaatgtataaatattgagCTTATAAGCCGAAGTAATTGAAACAAACTTGAATCAAACTACTAGCTAGTCAACAGTTCGAAATTAGGAGCCAAAAAGATTGACGTCACAAAAATTTGTTATGATgcatattaataagtaaaatggAACTATGACGTCAGCTATTGAAACAACTAATAAGTTATAATACTATCTGGAgaagcacaagctccaatcacgcaaccttttgtcgtgaaaaataccatttttgataaaaaattcatcTTGGTGGACTCGTAAATTATGAACTTTTTAAGGCGTATAAAgctttttaatgtatattggTCGTAGTTGTAATTCCATCtcaacatcacgtggtattttagggaactcttccattttggggaTAATATATGacgttaaaaaataatgtttttgagcAAAAACTGATAGATTAACtgaatttatacaatttaaaatcataGTATATTGATGTTTAAGGGGTCCTTAAagcaaactttaaaaaactactaaaataatcatttaaactGATTAATTTGCTTTCCAACAATAAAATCGTGTTTGTACAAGGTTATatagtaagtttcattcaaataatatgaaatgataTGGTGAATCTgggatttaataaataaggaaggATTGACTTAATGTATACATGCTGAAaggttttttaaagtaaaatttaaaaagattattaaattaatcttttaaaactatgaagcctttcaaaataaagtgtCAACTTCAGATCggaattgtaaaatatttagtagtaagtttcattcaaataataataattcttgacttttatatatgtgaaataatatatcctccattgatatttaaataataatgtaatcatTCATAACTATGAttatgtctttatttataagttgtaaAACAGAAAGGGATAGAAAACTACATACAGACTGTATCGATTACTCATATCCCCAATTCAAGAGTTTATAAGGATCAAAATAATCTACcttgaagtatttttaattaattgagcTGGGATTAAGTAAAGTTGAATGTATTTACAAACGGAGTTGAAGGGATTTGGAATTAGAATCAGTGTTATtccaataatattaaatattcccacattaatgttgcattaataataatttttattgattgttactaacaaaattcttatatttggtACCAAAATATAGAACCAATTGGAAACATTAGTCATACTGTATC is part of the Lepeophtheirus salmonis chromosome 7, UVic_Lsal_1.4, whole genome shotgun sequence genome and harbors:
- the LOC121121839 gene encoding uncharacterized protein — its product is MDPYERRMYIRKALSQFKSLNDVSFLVKELFQNDLKVLKRMKMSLNERVGRRGIKDFLQHLEDKILLMTEKTSDKWLHYCSFIDLIAFHCFKSNCTWNTFELTDSKIGNMNMEDFIKIRSNIKAHLPQNNANSVQQLVSNVKDEKKVISYATFRIISLNVSKAMLKDPIKIQKQKVKAKPLYLVYFNGSPYVYSPSKTIKNIIQEGILGGFQCTQVIDTELRSKDLYSLYIIEKDKNSEKRNYKIAQLENIDTNVDIDTQSPVKKIILNDLTIQYNPTLKKSKVNDRSVKAVLRIHGEDIDKGLKELKNLGLIKDTSSKWINQVSQIKKNDLVISQGTLRPNKNPMCTGPEWHQRLKSVYWKGI